Genomic DNA from Desulfonema ishimotonii:
CGGCACATCACCTGGCAGGGCCACCAGGCCATGATATGGTTCCGGAAAGTCGGGCGGCAATACCGGGACATCACCCTGGACGCGGAAATCCATGCGGCCCTCACCGGCCCGGCTCCGGGAAAACAAAAGGGCCGGATCGAATAAATTCCCGCCTCAGTCGGCAGGGCGGGCACAACGCTTTTCACACACCCGTCATGCCGTGCAAAGCGGGGTTGCCGGGGAATCGGTGGGCACGATGCCCACGATTTCAACCGCTGCGGTAATCAGAGTTCGGGCATTTGACGGGACGCAGAGCGTCCGGTTGGGCATTCCGACGCAGAGCGTCGGAACGATATGTTAATCAGAAAAGGCCGAACCACCCGGTTCCGGCCTTTTCTTCAAATTTTAACCCATCACACCCCGCCACACACGCATCAGATATCCAGTGTGTTCACTTCCAGGGCGTTGCTCTGGATAAATTCGCGGCGCGGCTCCACCACATCGCCCATGAGCAGGGTAAACACCTCATCCGCCTCCACTGCGTCTTCAATCCGCACCCTGAGCAGGGTCCGCTTCTCCGGGTCCATCGTCGTATCCCACAACTGATCCGGGTTCATCTCTCCCAGACCTTTGTACCGCTGGATGTGAATCCCCTTCTTGGCCTCTTCCATCAGATAATCAAAGAGCGCCTTCTTATCTTCAAAGATCAGCGCATCATCCGGCCTGTCCCTGATAAAAGCCGCAAACGGGGGATAATCATACCCGGACATCTTACCGAGCAGCACGCGGCACTTCTGAAACTCCGGCGAATGGACCAGCAACCGGCCAACCTTTACAGGCCGGAACTCCCGGCCAATCTTATCCCCGGCCTCCTCTTCCGCATGAACATTGCCACTTACTTCCAGCTCATACACCTCGCGGTCTTCGATCTGAATCACATCACCGACGGTATACCCGTTTGCGATCAGCCGCTTCCGAAGCACTGCCATCCTGTCCCGGTCCCGGAGAAAGGTCTTGCCGTCCACGCCCTCCCGGATCAGCCTCTCCACAAGAGCGGGCTGAATCCCGCGCCGTTCCATCATACTCAGCAGTCCCATGTATTCCGAAAGGTCGCTGACAAAAAGAAGCAACTCGTGTTCCGGCAGAGTCCTGTGCCCCTTGCGGATTCGGACCTGTCTGTTTCCGCAGACCCGTTTCAGCAGGTGTTCATTCAGAATGCTTTCCTCCTTGAGGTACACCTCGTTTTTTCCCTTACCGATCTTGAAAAGCGGGGGCTGGGCAATATAGAGATACCCCTTCTCGATGATCTCCTTCATCTGCCGGTAGAAAAAGGTCAGCAGCAGGGTTCGGATATGAGACCCATCCACATCAGCATCCGTCATAATCACCACCTTATGATACCGGACCTTCTCAATATCATATTCCTCCTGCCCCACGCCCGCGCCCAGGGCCGTAATGATATTTTTGATCTCGTCACTTCGCAGGATCTTGTCCAGCCGCGCCTTTTCCACGTTCAGGATCTTACCCTTCAGGGGCAGAATCGCCTGAAACCGACGGTCACGGCCCTGCTTGGCGCTGTTATGAACAAATACGCCTGATGCCAAGGCAAAATTATGGGTATCGGGCACCTCAATATCGTACACATCGACTTTTTCAGAGAGGAATTCCACGCGCGCCACTTTGTGGTTATAAACCGCCTGCGTTTCAGGCCGATGCAATGTCCTACCTGCATGTTTGCGATGCAGTTCCAAATGTTCGTCTTTTGAAAGCCGGAGAATGTTGGCCGGATTATTATTCAGCTTATTGAAATCCGTATGATGCCTAGTATCACCGTCTTTGCGCGTATACACATGATGTCTCAGATTATACTCATCTGCGAGCATATGGCTGAATATCCAACGCCCCGATGCCGGATCAGAGACCATGTCATAGCCTTCGATGGTAATCCGTTTTTCTATCTCAGAGCGCTTTCTGTAAAGCGGCATCAGAGAATCCCCCGGAGCCAGATCTTTCGCCTCGGCATACTCGCCATTCCTGCGCATAAACCGGTGATCCGGCGTACAGCGGATCTCTTCTCCGTTATCCAGAACGACGTTGACAATTTCAGCACGCTTCCGGGTCCGGCGCGGGTGCAGAATTTTCTCAATGCCCACAGAACCATCCGGCATAATGGTATAACAGAAATTCTGCTTTCCTTCCTCTGCCTCCCGGATCAGCTCCTTAAAAGAAAGATTACGGCTATCGGCACAGGCAATCCGGGTATCACCGGCAAAACAGCCGCCGGCACTGTCGCCCTCCACCAGGAACAGCTCCCGCTGGGACGGGTCGGAATACTGGCAGT
This window encodes:
- the gyrB gene encoding DNA topoisomerase (ATP-hydrolyzing) subunit B is translated as MKPENNYSADNIKILEGLEAVRKRPSMYIGNVDVEGLHHLVYEVVDNSIDEAMAGFCDTINVSIHPDNSVSVTDNGRGIPVGIHEKEGVPAVEVVLSKLHAGGKFDRDSYKVSGGLHGVGISVVNALSVFLEVDIYSDGKVYHQTYAKGLKTSELKVIGETARRGTRVHFKPDTGIMNSDHFNYDILARRLRELAFLNKGIRIIIDDERSDARDDFFYEGGLSSFVEYLNRRHTVMHEPIFIHGERSEVQIEVAIQYNDTYKEKMFSFANNINTVEGGFHLIGFKAGLTRTLNQYVNSGNLPKNMKVKIGGDDVREGLTAVISVRIKEPQFEGQTKTKLGNSEVKGLVESLVNEKLAIYLEENPAVGKKIIAKAVDAARARDAAKRARDLARSKGALVDSTLPGKLADCQYSDPSQRELFLVEGDSAGGCFAGDTRIACADSRNLSFKELIREAEEGKQNFCYTIMPDGSVGIEKILHPRRTRKRAEIVNVVLDNGEEIRCTPDHRFMRRNGEYAEAKDLAPGDSLMPLYRKRSEIEKRITIEGYDMVSDPASGRWIFSHMLADEYNLRHHVYTRKDGDTRHHTDFNKLNNNPANILRLSKDEHLELHRKHAGRTLHRPETQAVYNHKVARVEFLSEKVDVYDIEVPDTHNFALASGVFVHNSAKQGRDRRFQAILPLKGKILNVEKARLDKILRSDEIKNIITALGAGVGQEEYDIEKVRYHKVVIMTDADVDGSHIRTLLLTFFYRQMKEIIEKGYLYIAQPPLFKIGKGKNEVYLKEESILNEHLLKRVCGNRQVRIRKGHRTLPEHELLLFVSDLSEYMGLLSMMERRGIQPALVERLIREGVDGKTFLRDRDRMAVLRKRLIANGYTVGDVIQIEDREVYELEVSGNVHAEEEAGDKIGREFRPVKVGRLLVHSPEFQKCRVLLGKMSGYDYPPFAAFIRDRPDDALIFEDKKALFDYLMEEAKKGIHIQRYKGLGEMNPDQLWDTTMDPEKRTLLRVRIEDAVEADEVFTLLMGDVVEPRREFIQSNALEVNTLDI